A single region of the Hippopotamus amphibius kiboko isolate mHipAmp2 chromosome 6, mHipAmp2.hap2, whole genome shotgun sequence genome encodes:
- the C6H6orf120 gene encoding UPF0669 protein C6orf120 homolog → MAAAWKRAPPPPLLLLLLLLALGRQAVCAASAAADDEAVPEEWVLLHVVRGRVGAGNYSYLRLSHEGTIVLRLRSVEGDADLYVSDGTPHPSFDDYELQSATCGPDAVRVPARFRRPVGIGVYGHPSHRESAFEMRVFRAPARGEAAPADGGDGGRARAPEAAPEEESALWTLAIGLLKLVLEVLF, encoded by the coding sequence ATGGCCGCCGCGTGGAAgcgggcgccgccgccgccgctgctgctgctgctgcttctgctggcgCTGGGGCGGCAGGCCGTGTGCGCGGCGAGCGCCGCCGCCGACGACGAGGCGGTGCCGGAGGAGTGGGTGCTGCTGCACGTGGTGCGCGGCCGGGTGGGCGCCGGCAACTACAGCTACCTGCGGCTGAGCCACGAGGGCACCATCGTGCTGCGGCTGCGCAGCGTGGAGGGCGACGCCGACCTGTACGTGTCGGACGGCACGCCGCACCCCAGCTTCGACGACTACGAGCTGCAGTCGGCCACGTGCGGCCCCGACGCCGTCCGCGTCCCCGCGCGCTTCCGGCGGCCCGTGGGCATCGGCGTGTACGGGCACCCGTCGCACCGCGAGAGCGCCTTCGAGATGCGGGTGTTCCGGGCCCCGGCGCGCGGCGAGGCGGCGCCCGCGGACGGCGGGGACggcggccgcgcgcgcgcgccGGAGGCGGCCCCGGAGGAGGAGTCCGCGCTCTGGACGCTGGCGATCGGCCTCCTGAAGCTGGTGCTCGAGGTGCTGTTCTGA